The following coding sequences lie in one Apium graveolens cultivar Ventura chromosome 3, ASM990537v1, whole genome shotgun sequence genomic window:
- the LOC141712699 gene encoding plasmodesmata-located protein 7-like: MFTSSTKQPPTHTHTLSRNISLRSLCIFADKNKHILVNMASLTVYLFIVVIALPLLHMTHSISDTVIYGGCSKIKYTPGSTYESNLNSLLTSLVNSATSSSYNKYTITGSTPQDIVYGLFQCRGDLTLPDCATCVAHSVSQLGTLCPQTCGGAAQLDGCFVKFDNTSFIGVEDKSVVMKKCASSVGYDTNLMDGRDAVLAGLGGATGSYRVSGSGNTQGMSQCVEDLSVSECEDCVMEAIGRLKSDCEGAVSGEMFLAKCYAKYSSTSTSGDHVYQSDHGSSDDNHSDGEQTFAIVIGVLAGVILLVIFLTFLGRVFGGNAGEDDCEHKSERRSGMKV, from the exons ATGTTCACAAGTAGCACAAAGCAACCACCAACACACACTCACACACTATCCCGTAACATCTCTCTCCGCTCACTCTGTATATTCGCCGACAAAAACAAACACATTTTAGTAAATATGGCCAGTTtaacagtttatttatttatcgTGGTCATTGCATTGCCACTTCTCCACATGACACATTCCATCTCAGACACTGTCATCTACGGTGGCTGCTCCAAGATCAAATACACTCCAGGCTCAACATACGAGTCAAATCTCAACTCACTCCTAACCTCCCTTGTTAACTCAGCCACATCCTCCTCCTACAACAAATACACCATCACTGGCTCAACTCCACAAGACATTGTCTACGGTCTCTTTCAATGCAGAGGCGACCTAACCCTACCCGACTGTGCCACATGTGTAGCTCATTCAGTGAGTCAACTCGGTACATTATGCCCACAAACATGCGGCGGGGCTGCTCAGCTGGACGGGTGTTTCGTTAAGTTCGATAACACTAGCTTCATTGGTGTGGAAGACAAGAGTGTGGTGATGAAGAAATGTGCATCGTCGGTTGGATATGATACGAATTTAATGGACGGTCGAGATGCAGTTTTGGCAGGCTTAGGTGGGGCCACGGGATCATATAGGGTAAGTGGGTCCGGTAACACACAGGGGATGAGTCAGTGTGTGGAGGATTTGAGTGTGAGTGAGTGTGAAGATTGTGTGATGGAGGCGATTGGACGGTTGAAAAGTGATTGTGAAGGTGCAGTTTCTGGAGAGATGTTTTTGGCCAAGTGTTATGCCAAGTACTCATCCACATCAACTAGTGGAGATCATGTTTATCAATCTGACCATG GGAGTTCTGATGATAATCACTCTGACGGTGAGCAAACATTTGCGATAGTAATTGGAGTATTAGCTGGGGTGATTCTCCTCGTCATCTTCTTAACTTTCCTGGGAAGGGTGTTTGGAGGCAATGCTG GAGAAGACGATTGTGAACACAAATCGGAAAGACGTTCTGGTATGAAAGTTTAG